GATGCGAGAGCAGCACCACCCGGAGAATTTATTCTTAATACAATAGCTTTTATTTTTTCACTCTCTCTAGCTTTTCTAATTGCTTTTGATAGTGATTCAGCACCAATATTTTGATCAGAACCTTTTCCCATTCCAATACTACCTGAAGCATAAATTAGTGCAATCTTTTCTTTTGTATATTCCTTCTTTTCTTTCTTTTTAACATCGCTTTTTGAATAAGCACTCAATCTTACAAAATTTAATTCTTCCACATCAGCTTTCTCTTTAAGTAGTTTTTCAAATTCATCATAATAAATTAATCCGTCAACCATCTTATATTTGAGAGCATCTTCACTTGTTCCTATTTTATAATTATCAGCAAGATACTTAAGTCGTTTTGTACTTAGGCTTCTATGTTGAGCAATATTTTTAAGAAAATTATCATAAAGCGGAAATAAAAATTCTTCCATTTGCTTTCTATTTGCATCACTCATATTATCTCTAATAAAAGGCTCTCCTGCTGATTTATATTTACCAACCCTAATTAATTTTGGAGTAATCTCTAATTTTTCAAACATAGCTTTCATAAAAGCCATTTCTGAATGGAAACCATCAAATATTAACATTCCTTCCGGTTCAAGATAAATTTTATCTGCGACAGAAGCAATATAGTAAGCATCTTCTGTAAGTATATCGCTATAAGCATAAATGAATTTTTTTGATTCTTTAAAATCAATCAATGCATTTCTTATTTCTTCAAGAGTTGCAAATCTTGCTGGTATTGCTGTTAAATTCAAATAAATACCTTTGATTTTTTCGTCATCCTTTGCTTTAGCAATATTATCTATAATATCTTTAAGTGAAATTGGAAAATTCATTTCATCACTTAAGAATGCTACATCAGAAAAAGGGTTGTCCTCTACCCTCTCCTGAATTGGTTTGTTCAATTTTATTTTTAAAATACTACCTTTTTCAATAACAACTTCTTTATCAAACTGTTTTGTAGCCTTATTGGAAACAAAACTAACAATTCCAACCACTAATAATATTGAAATAAAAAATATTACAATATAACCGAAAATAAAGCCAATCATACTGGCAAATACATACTTAAAAAAACCATTCATAATTATTTAATTTATTGTTTGTGAACTAATAATCAATTTTTTTTGACAACTTCAAAGTTAGCAATTAATTTAATTAAATTTTTCAAAAAAAACCGGAAATAAAATTATCTTCGGTATTAAATTTCTATCATTCCTCTCTTCT
This genomic interval from Bacteroidota bacterium contains the following:
- the sppA gene encoding signal peptide peptidase SppA, coding for MNGFFKYVFASMIGFIFGYIVIFFISILLVVGIVSFVSNKATKQFDKEVVIEKGSILKIKLNKPIQERVEDNPFSDVAFLSDEMNFPISLKDIIDNIAKAKDDEKIKGIYLNLTAIPARFATLEEIRNALIDFKESKKFIYAYSDILTEDAYYIASVADKIYLEPEGMLIFDGFHSEMAFMKAMFEKLEITPKLIRVGKYKSAGEPFIRDNMSDANRKQMEEFLFPLYDNFLKNIAQHRSLSTKRLKYLADNYKIGTSEDALKYKMVDGLIYYDEFEKLLKEKADVEELNFVRLSAYSKSDVKKKEKKEYTKEKIALIYASGSIGMGKGSDQNIGAESLSKAIRKARESEKIKAIVLRINSPGGAALASDIIWREVKLAAEKKPFVVSMGDLAASGGYYIACPADRIVAQPNTITGSIGVFGLFMNMKDFWNNKLGVTFDRVKTGKYSDMMNPNREMLPEEEAIIQNFVNNTYDDFVSRVAEGRNLPDSVVRNIAQGRIWSGEQALKNGLVDELGGLYDAIEIAAEMAELENYRLKILPDEKNPFEKIFGSFGMNVKDRFAKSVFKEDYKLYKKVQETREMNGVYMLMPYEFQAN